In the Oscillospiraceae bacterium genome, TTTCTGAGCTGCCAAGCATATCGCCTAAAAGATGCAATATTTCGTCATCTGTCGCGCAGATTATGCCGATCATTTAATTTCTCCTGTGTTTTATTTATTGTATTGAAAATATACCCCTTACTAAAATTCTGTATGAAGTAATTATATGAGAGATAAGAGTTTTCTCTGAAATTCAGACTTACTTATAAGCTGTCATATCAAGCAGCTTTATATCCGAAATTATAGAATCACCGCGTATGGTCTGAGGCTCGGAATAATCAGTAGACAGGTATTTCTTATTATCGTCCGGGAAAACAGTCACGACAATTCTTTCGTCTCCGAGAAGATTTTGAACCATGCAAGCGCCGATAAAGTTCGCGCCTGATGATATACCCACTCCAATGCCGAAAAATTCCGAAATCATTCGGGCCATGACGATGCTGTCTCCATCGTCAACTGAGACGACAGAATCGGTTTTGTCCATATGAAGTATCGGAGGAATGAAATCGTCAGAAATTCCCTGTATGCGGTGGCTTCCGACTTTGAAACCTGTGGAAAGGGTAGGGGAGTTCATTGGCTCAAGCGGATGAATGGTGCATTTAGGGTTAATTTCTCTGAGCTTCAAACCTGTTCCCATGACTGTGCCGCCTGTGCCGACTCCGGCGATAAAGCTTTCGGCTATAAGCCCGATGGAAGCAAGCTGAGAGGCGATCTCTTCCCCCGTGTATATGAAATGAGCATGCG is a window encoding:
- a CDS encoding cysteine synthase family protein, translated to MTYTVQKKFSQIKPLIGNTPILKFTYSYKGKIRNIYVKAEQYNLTGSIKDRVAFHILKNAYENGLISPGDIIAEATSGNTGISFSALGSFLGHKVKIFMPDWMSKERVNLMRSFGAEVISVSREQGGFKGSITMCEDLAKSGGVFLPRQFSNEENTHAHFIYTGEEIASQLASIGLIAESFIAGVGTGGTVMGTGLKLREINPKCTIHPLEPMNSPTLSTGFKVGSHRIQGISDDFIPPILHMDKTDSVVSVDDGDSIVMARMISEFFGIGVGISSGANFIGACMVQNLLGDERIVVTVFPDDNKKYLSTDYSEPQTIRGDSIISDIKLLDMTAYK